Proteins found in one Pseudochaenichthys georgianus chromosome 13, fPseGeo1.2, whole genome shotgun sequence genomic segment:
- the actmap gene encoding actin maturation protease, whose amino-acid sequence MSLECQMSPPPPPPAPPAPDPPPPPASTHKKKLYQTIASSRSPVVGNHTEARLLLSQRESSFRKDLQWILVNTYVPSLIQDGPQCGLVAVWMSAHLRQPQLSIDLETVVQTALSRGYTAQGEMFSAENMALLAEEVCGCRAEVLSGGLGGDNAATVIAHLWGRQPVLIPYDEDYNHEPCQRSGHRAHWAVASGVLLGLAPGSVSEAHTQPDPTLPWLLLAAESSTSCPFGSTAVREVFVLAKQGKSLRYQLWSLDSVAHSNEQLRTMGPQRAQDGTLYMVPPGGVEAGLAGQAVLLHMS is encoded by the exons ATGTCACTGGAGTGCCAGATgtcacctcctccacctccacctgctccTCCTGCTCCAGATCCACCACCTCCTCCAGCCTCCACCCACAAGAAGAAGTTGTATCAGACCATAGCCAGCAGCAGGAGTCCGGTGGTGGGGAACCACACAGAGGCCCGTTTACTGCTCAGTCAGAGGGAGAGCAG TTTTAGGAAGGACCTGCAGTGGATACTGGTGAACACATATGTGCCTTCCCTCATCCAAGATGGTCCACA GTGCGGTCTGGTGGCTGtgtggatgtccgctcacctTCGACAACCACAGCTGAGTATTGACCTGGAAACTGTTGTTCAGACGGCACTAAGCAGAGGATACACAGCACAGGGTGAAATGTTTTCAG CTGAAAACATGGCCCTGCTGGCGGAGGAGGTTTGTGGCTGCAGAGCAGAAGTGCTGTCGGGAGGTTTAGGTGGTGATAATGCTGCAACCGTCATCGCACACCTGTGGGGGAGACAGCCTGTTCTCATCCC atatGATGAAGACTATAACCATGAGCCGTGCCAGCGGAGCGGCCACAGAGCGCACTGGGCGGTCGCTTCAG GTGTCCTCCTGGGTTTGGCCCCGGGCAGTGTGAGTGAAGCACACACTCAGCCTGACCCCACGCTGCCCTGGCTCCTCCTCGCTGCAGAGAGCAGCACTTCCTGTCCCTTCGGTAGCACGGCGGTCAGAGAGGTATTCGTCCTGGCTAAGCAGGGTAAAAGCCTGCGCTACCAGCTGTGGAGCCTGGACAGCGTCGCTCATAGCAACGAGCAGCTGAGGACGATGGGCCCTCAGAGAGCTCAGGACGGGACTCTGTACATGGTTCCTCCGGGAGGGGTGGAGGCCGGGCTGGCAGGACAGGCGGTGCTGCTCCACATGAGCTAA
- the snrpa gene encoding U1 small nuclear ribonucleoprotein A, whose protein sequence is MAAPDVRLNHSIYINNLNEKIKKDELKKSLYAIFSQFGQILDILVARNVKMKGQAFVIFKEVNSAANALRSMQGFPFYDKPMHIQYAKMDSDIIAKMKGTFVERDRKKKEKKVKGADAAGAKKGVPGAAAPMVAGVPAAMPGMPPMSQAPRMMHMPGQPPYMPPPGMMPPPGMAPGQMPPGAMPPGQMMPGQMPQQVAENPPNHILFLTNLPEETNELMLSMLFNQFPGFKEVRLVPGRHDIAFVEFETEVQAGAARDALQGFKITQANAMKISFAKK, encoded by the exons ATGGCTGCTCCGGATGTACGGCTCAATCATTCAATCTACATCAACAATTTGAATGAGAAAATCAAGAAAGATG AGTTGAAAAAGTCGCTATACGCAATCTTCTCACAGTTCGGCCAGATTCTGGACATCTTGGTGGCACGAAACGTAAAGATGAAGGGTCAGGCCTTTGTTATTTTCAAAGAGGTCAACAGCGCTGCAAATGCTCTAAGATCCATGCAGGGATTTCCGTTCTATGACAAGCCCATG CATATCCAGTATGCCAAGATGGACTCTGACATCATAGCTAAAATGAAGGGGACTTTTGTGGAGCGTGACCgtaaaaagaaagagaaaaaggtcaaggGAGCTGATGCAGCTGGAGCTAAGAAGGGGGTACCAGGAGCTGCTGCACCGATGGTTGCTGGGGTACCGGCTGCCATGCCT GGAATGCCCCCCATGAGCCAGGCTCCCCGTATGATGCATATGCCTGGCCAGCCGCCTTATATGCCCCCTCCTGGCATGATGCCTCCCCCGGGGATGGCTCCTGGTCAGATGCCCCCTGGCGCCATGCCTCCTGGCCAGATGATGCCTGGACAAATGCCACAGCAG GTTGCAGAAAATCCTCCCAATCACATCCTCTTCCTCACCAACCTGCCAGAGGAGACGAACGAGCTCATGCTCTCCATGCTGTTCAACCA GTTCCCCGGGTTCAAGGAGGTCCGCTTAGTCCCCGGTCGCCACGACATCGCCTTTGTGGAGTTTGAGACTGAAGTGCAGGCCGGTGCCGCACGAGACGCACTGCAAGGCTTTAAGATCACACAAGCGAACGCCATGAAGATCTCATTTGCTAAGAAATAA